One window of the Delphinus delphis chromosome 20, mDelDel1.2, whole genome shotgun sequence genome contains the following:
- the PRR19 gene encoding proline-rich protein 19 translates to MDPRGPALKPFQQPEKPGRVRRRKTRRERNEALVGSRRSLAHQDPAVASRDPHVVLRHSVAPAAPKLVVITQGRLSREHRGLFSHEVKSLDVARLLSSGSLESGTPVLPTKSSPSPGRAQEPAPLSRGKENQVPGASGPGPPSPPQLPGLGQLLGELQCQLILPQAFPRRNLVQEARDAIVGTLQACHGCVPDLSLVLRGCQPHLPGTKPRGPERQRMTSSWINSPEEAPGEGRQRRREGTKELTFAVPHTSGTPTVYPVNLAPPKGPWPPALSSLPSPSGAACGPPTAFDLLKSIWLVDTPPPPRPWGIGPPQPLPQPPSPLLSRTSALDWSPSPPAPLPSLSWVVARSSPEAWCFPPMRLY, encoded by the exons ATGGACCCCAGGGGGCCAGCCCTCAAGCCTTTCCAGCAGCCTGAGAAACCTGGTCGTGTCCGCCGTCGGAAGACCAGGCGGGAGCGTAACGAGGCCCTGGTGGGCAGTCGCCGGTCATTGGCCCATCAGGATCCTGCCGTGGCCAGTCGGGATCCACATGTGGTTCTCCGGCATTCTGTGGCGCCTGCTGCCCCCAAGCTCGTGGTCATAACCCAGGGGCGCCTGAGCCGGGAGCACCGGGGTCTCTTCAGCCACGAGGTGAAATCTCTGGACGTGGCACGGCTGCTTAGCAGTGGGTCCCTAGAGTCAGGCACCCCTGTACTCCCCACCAAGTCCTCCCCAAGCCCAGGCAGGGCCCAAGAACCAGCCCCACTGTCAAGGGGCAAGGAAAACCAAGTGCCTGGAGCCTCGGGCCCAGGCCCACCCAGTCCCCCCCAGCTCCCTGGCTTGGGGCAGCTGCTGGGGGAGCTGCAATGCCAGCTGATTCTGCCACAGGCCTTCCCCAGGAGGAACCTAGTAcaagaggccagggatgccatCGTGGGCACCTTACAGGCCTGCCATGGCTGTGTGCCTGACCTTAGTCTGGTGCTCCGGGGCTGCCAGCCACACTTGCCAG GGACCAAGCCTAGGGGCCCTGAGAGACAAAGGATGACATCCTCCTGGATCAACAGCCCTGAGGAggccccaggggaggggaggcagaggaggcGAGAGGGGACAAAGGAGCTCACCTTCGCCGTGCCTCACACCTCCGGCACTCCTACTGTGTACCCGGTGAACCTGGCACCACCTAAAGGTCCCTGGCCACCCGCATTGTCCTCGTTGCCTTCGCCATCTGGGGCGGCCTGCGGCCCCCCAACAGCCTTTGATCTGCTGAAAAGCATCTGGCTGGTAGAcacacctccccctccccggccctggGGGATTGGCCCGCCACAACCCCTGCctcagccaccatcacccttgTTGTCCCGAACCTCTGCCCTGGACTGGAGCCCCAGCCCCCCTGCCCCACTGCCCAGCCTCTCCTGGGTGGTGGCCCGGAGCAGCCCAGAGGCCTGGTGCTTTCCACCCATGAGGCTGTACTGA
- the PAFAH1B3 gene encoding platelet-activating factor acetylhydrolase IB subunit alpha1 isoform X2, translating to MSGEENPASKPTPVQDVQGDGRWMSLHHRFVADSKDKEPEVVFIGDSLVQLMHQCEIWRELFSPLHALNFGIGGDSTQHVLWRLENGELEHIRPKGLLPRGQHPNPLREKNRQVNELVRAALAGHPRAHFLDADPGFVHSDGTISHHDMYDYLHLSRLGYTPVCRTLHSLLLRLLAQDQGQGSAPLPEPTP from the exons ATGAGTGGAGAAGAGAACCCAGCCAGCAAGCCCACGCCGGTGCAGGACGTGCAGGGCGACGGGCGCTGGATGTCCCTG CACCATCGGTTCGTAGCCGACAGCAAAGATAAAGAACCCGAAGTCGTCTTCATCGGGGACTCCTTAGTCCAGCTAATGCACCAGTGCGAG ATCTGGCGGGAGCTCTTTTCCCCTCTTCATGCACTTAACTTTGGCATTGGCGGTGACAGCACGCAGCACGTGCTGTGGCGTCTGGAGAACGGGGAGCTGGAACACATCCGGCCCAAG GGCCTGCTTCCTCGGGGCCAGCACCCCAACCCACTTCGCGAGAAAAACCGACAGGTGAATGAGCTGGTACGGGCAGCACTGGCTGGCCACCCACGGGCGCACTTCCTGGATGCAGACCCTGGCTTTGTGCACTCAGATGGTACCATAAGTCACCATGACATGTATGATTACCTGCATCTCAGCCGGCTGGGGTACACACCTGTTTGCCGGACCCTGCACTCCCTGCTTCTGCGTCTGCTCGCCCAAGACCAGGGACAGGGTAGTGCTCCCCTGCCAGAACCCACACCCTAA
- the PAFAH1B3 gene encoding platelet-activating factor acetylhydrolase IB subunit alpha1 isoform X1, with protein sequence MSGEENPASKPTPVQDVQGDGRWMSLHHRFVADSKDKEPEVVFIGDSLVQLMHQCEIWRELFSPLHALNFGIGGDSTQHVLWRLENGELEHIRPKIVVVWVGTNNHGHTAEQVAGGIKAIVQLVNQRQPQARVVVLGLLPRGQHPNPLREKNRQVNELVRAALAGHPRAHFLDADPGFVHSDGTISHHDMYDYLHLSRLGYTPVCRTLHSLLLRLLAQDQGQGSAPLPEPTP encoded by the exons ATGAGTGGAGAAGAGAACCCAGCCAGCAAGCCCACGCCGGTGCAGGACGTGCAGGGCGACGGGCGCTGGATGTCCCTG CACCATCGGTTCGTAGCCGACAGCAAAGATAAAGAACCCGAAGTCGTCTTCATCGGGGACTCCTTAGTCCAGCTAATGCACCAGTGCGAG ATCTGGCGGGAGCTCTTTTCCCCTCTTCATGCACTTAACTTTGGCATTGGCGGTGACAGCACGCAGCACGTGCTGTGGCGTCTGGAGAACGGGGAGCTGGAACACATCCGGCCCAAG ATTGTGGTGGTCTGGGTGGGTACCAATAACCACGGGCACACCGCAGAGCAGGTGGCTGGAGGCATCAAGGCCATCGTGCAACTGGTGAACCAGCGGCAGCCCCAGGCCCGGGTCGTGGTGCTG GGCCTGCTTCCTCGGGGCCAGCACCCCAACCCACTTCGCGAGAAAAACCGACAGGTGAATGAGCTGGTACGGGCAGCACTGGCTGGCCACCCACGGGCGCACTTCCTGGATGCAGACCCTGGCTTTGTGCACTCAGATGGTACCATAAGTCACCATGACATGTATGATTACCTGCATCTCAGCCGGCTGGGGTACACACCTGTTTGCCGGACCCTGCACTCCCTGCTTCTGCGTCTGCTCGCCCAAGACCAGGGACAGGGTAGTGCTCCCCTGCCAGAACCCACACCCTAA